GGTTCGATGTCGGCCAAATCGCCATCCAAACTCGCTGCGTCAACCGTGGAGAAGTCGCTTGTCTCCATAAAATGGTTGATAATGCCCTGCAAACCCCATTTTGCCCCGTCTTCAGGGCTATAGATCTTGGTCACGCCATAGCTTTCGAGTTCCGAGATCTCTTCCGGGACTATGACGCCCCCGCCCCCGCCAAAGACCTTGATGTGTCCGGCGCCGTATTCTTTAAGAAGATCAACAATATACTTGAAGAATTCCATGTGGCCGCCCTGGTAACAGCTCACGCCGATCGCCTGAACGTCCTCCTGCACCGCGGCCATCACAACCTCGGAAACCGATCGGTTGTGCCCCAGATGGATGACCTCGGCCCCTGAGGCTTGAAGAATCCGCCTCATAATGTTGATGGCAGCATCATGCCCATCAAACAAGGAAGCGGCGGTAACCACTCGAATGTGATGCTTCGGCTGGTAAGGTGGAACAGATTCGGGCATTTCTAGGCCTCTTGTTTAAGATCGGGGGGTGGGGGAGCCGAGCCTTTGGCTGATAAACTCAGCCGGCGCGTCTATGTCCGATCCGCCCGGGAACACGGCGGCCACTCCCATTTCCTTCAGCAAAGGGATGTCCGGCCCCGGAATAACTCCGCCCACAACGACCATGATGTCGTCGGCCCCCTTTTCCTTGAGGAGGCCCAGCAGTTTTCGGCAAATCGGCAAATGGGCGCCGGACATGATCGATAGTCCGATCACATCCACGTCTTCCTGGATTGCGGCGTGTACGATCATTTCTACAGTTTGGTGAAGTCCGGTGTAGATAACTTCTAATCCTGCATCTTTCAGGGCATGGGCTATGACCTTTGCCCCCCGGTCATGACCGTCCAGGCCTGGTTTGGCAAGAAGTATACGCGGTGTACTTCTCACAGGCGACTCGACCTCCGCTATGTGCAGGTTCAGGGATAAGAATTTGCAGTATTATTTCGAGGACACTATACCACGG
The genomic region above belongs to Desulfomonile tiedjei and contains:
- a CDS encoding cobalamin B12-binding domain-containing protein, which encodes MRSTPRILLAKPGLDGHDRGAKVIAHALKDAGLEVIYTGLHQTVEMIVHAAIQEDVDVIGLSIMSGAHLPICRKLLGLLKEKGADDIMVVVGGVIPGPDIPLLKEMGVAAVFPGGSDIDAPAEFISQRLGSPTPRS